The nucleotide sequence ATACTGCGGTTTCAGGATTTCTTTTGTCGTAGGATGGTTAAGTCAATGCGTATTGGTTCGAACAAGTTAAGAGGGTAtattggtttgtgattttgAGATTATGTGAAAAGGTTTCTAATGTTTATAAACATCAAATTATGTTTTACGCCTGTGGCCTTTGCTttagtcttttttcttttagtatgcTTCGTGTTTGGCTTCGAGTAACTATTACTTTCTTACGACTTTGAAGTGAAAGAAACTAAACGTAATAAGTCAAGAATGAAAGTTACTTAAACTGCTGAAATGatgatatagaaaaaaaaacactatagtGTTATACATTATTTGTCATTCATGCTCTTCATTTCCTCCTCTTTCACATCCACTGAATCAGTAACCTCAGCTCTATATACATAAAACCTAACTACGACTAAGAACAAGACAAAGTTAACCAGATTGAGTACTGCAAAGAACATGTAATAATAATCCAACCTAGACTCGTTAAGATTATTCAAAATCCATCCCCTTCCTCGCTTCTTTGTTATCTCGGACACTGTCGATAACAAGAAACTGCTCATGAAGTTTCCGACTGCTAAACTCGTTGTCGAATACGATGTTCCTAGACTTTTCATGCAATCGGGAGCTTGATCATAGAAAAATTCTAGCTTTGCAACATTTAAAAATGAATCAGCTATACCCATTAGCACGAATTGAGGAAGCAAAACGAAGATAGTCAAAGGTAGTTTTACTCCGGTTTTATGGATGAGACCATGATCAGCAGCTATTTTGAGTCTATACCTGTTACAAATAAAGAAAGGTGTAAGGAAACTAATGCAACACAAGaaattatttgatatgttttgtctttaattttttttgttccttcatTAGTTTAAGATGGAAGCTCTTTAATCTTAACAATACCTTTCAGTGACACATGCAACGATCATGATGAGGATATGAAAGGAAAGACCAATTCCCATTCGTTGAAGCAAAGTAATGCCTCTCGGATTTCCGGTGTATTTTCGGGTTAGCTTAACGAAGACTCGATCGTATATGACTATGGAAATGAGCATTGAGAGTGTGACAAATGCGGAGAGACTAGCTGGTGGGATGCTGAAAGCTCCAGTGACTTTCCGGTCTAGAGTGGTTCCTTGTTTAACAAACAAAGTGTTGACTTGAGCGATCATCATGCTTGGGACGAAAGTTATGAACAAGACAGGTAACATTCTTagcatttgttttgtttcttcgacTTCTGTGGTTGTACATAGATTCCATTTATGGTTTGTTCCTGTTTTGAGTGAAGCTCTGTCTAAAAACCTGCAACATATTTACATGTTAAGTACTTTATGTATACTTAggatataaaaatttaaaattgagattaaactaaataaaaatacacgTTACCGTAAACTTGGAGTGGCGTGGATCGGGAAGGCGCTTTTCCGCTCATATTCTAGTGAAGGCAGCTCGTGGAAGCTCGTGAGGCCATGAGCCATCGGCGCATTGGCTTTGCGAAACGAAGCCACAATGACACGAGCCATCCTGGTGAATGGGCTACCAGTTGGTAGTTTATGGCGGTAAAACGGAGTGCCCAACAAGAAAATAGAAATGGAAATAGCCAAACCCATTGTTGGAAGTCCATAACCCAAGGTCCAGCCAACATTATCTTGAACATAGACAAGAATAGTGTTGGCAAAGAGAGTACCAAAGAAGATACTAAACATCCACCAATTGAAGAACGATAGCTTTCGAATCTTCTCCTTTGGGTCGAACACATCGAACTGATCGGCTCCTATTGTTGATATGTTCGGTTTTGTACCGCCCGTACCGATAGCTAATGTGTATAACGCTCCAAAGAAAACTGCTAACCGTAAAACCGAAGGGTTTTTGCAATCTTCCACATTAGCCGCGGAACATTCTGGTGGCTTAAGTCCCGGTATGGATACTGATAATGTTAGCACCATCATCCCCTGTGATTCATAAGATAATATATCTCATTTTTTCATTATAGAACTATCGTTTATGCAAGTTATGAGTTGAGTATGAGTGTGAGTGTGAGTGTGAGTGTAAGTGTAAATGTAAGTGTGAACTAATCCAAGTTGTCAATAAATATGCGTACAACTTGCAAACCtctcttttatcaaaaactaaaaatgtcaAAGAAACAAATCGAATCTTAAACCGACTACCATACCCATATATAGTGGATAAGTCTTTCGAAtacttcatttattttattaattgttgttctgatctaaaaaatttcttctGTCTAGGAACACTTTctaaaattttcgatttttcaAAGTCAACTGTTGGTTCTAAGTACATATGTGGTTCTAAATAATACACATTTTTCTACGTTTTTCTCGTAGAAAAAGTATTGCACGCTTCTATCAACAGGTAAAAAGACTTAATGCAANaaaaaaaaaaaaaaaaaaaaaaaagacttaatgCATAGATTCTAgaacataagaacaaaaaaacatggaCTTTAGTTTGGAATTTAAATCGGTCGTTATCTTATCTCGCtctcatgaacaaaaaaatatggtcaTGCTACAGACAAAACGTAATGGTGAATCATCTCAGTCATCACGTTTTTAGGCTCCCACGTCTATATTCACGTTTTTAGACATATTTACCTAATTTAGttctatataactatataacTATCATCACGACTTTGATATGTTAactcacacatatatatatatatatatatatcatatgtatgTACAAATAcagttttaattattaaaaaaaaattcaaagtccCACTAACTAGAAACCTCAACATgcaaagcaacaacaaaaaaatcgtaataatacagtatataattttgttcaaaaaaaacattacagtatATATAAAACGTGGTGTCATCAAACACTGATATAAGTGTCCTTGTAatgacaaattaaaataaactatacGTATAGTCCCATAAAGTAATTATAT is from Camelina sativa cultivar DH55 chromosome 20, Cs, whole genome shotgun sequence and encodes:
- the LOC104771863 gene encoding protein NRT1/ PTR FAMILY 5.2-like isoform X1; translated protein: MAYYGISSNLVIYMTTKLHQGTVKSSNNVTNWVGTSWLTPILGAYVADAHLGRYITFVISCAIYFSGMMVLTLSVSIPGLKPPECSAANVEDCKNPSVLRLAVFFGALYTLAIGTGGTKPNISTIGADQFDVFDPKEKIRKLSFFNWWMFSIFFGTLFANTILVYVQDNVGWTLGYGLPTMGLAISISIFLLGTPFYRHKLPTGSPFTRMARVIVASFRKANAPMAHGLTSFHELPSLEYERKSAFPIHATPSLRFLDRASLKTGTNHKWNLCTTTEVEETKQMLRMLPVLFITFVPSMMIAQVNTLFVKQGTTLDRKVTGAFSIPPASLSAFVTLSMLISIVIYDRVFVKLTRKYTGNPRGITLLQRMGIGLSFHILIMIVACVTERYRLKIAADHGLIHKTGVKLPLTIFVLLPQFVLMGIADSFLNVAKLEFFYDQAPDCMKSLGTSYSTTSLAVGNFMSSFLLSTVSEITKKRGRGWILNNLNESRLDYYYMFFAVLNLVNFVLFLVVVRFYVYRAEVTDSVDVKEEEMKSMNDK
- the LOC104771863 gene encoding protein NRT1/ PTR FAMILY 5.2-like isoform X2 — protein: MTVEEVGDDYTKDGTVDLRGNPVRRSIRGRWKACSFVVVYEVFERMAYYGISSNLVIYMTTKLHQGTVKSSNNVTNWVGTSWLTPILGAYVADAHLGRYITFVISCAIYFSGMMVLTLSVSIPGLKPPECSAANVEDCKNPSVLRLAVFFGALYTLAIGTGGTKPNISTIGADQFDVFDPKEKIRKLSFFNWWMFSIFFGTLFANTILVYVQDNVGWTLGYGLPTMGLAISISIFLLGTPFYRHKLPTGSPFTRMARVIVASFRKANAPMAHGLTSFHELPSLEYERKSAFPIHATPSLRFLDRASLKTGTNHKWNLCTTTEVEETKQMLRMLPVLFITFVPSMMIAQVNTLFVKQGTTLDRKVTGAFSIPPASLSAFVTLSMLISIVIYDRVFVKLTRKYTGNPRGITLLQRMGIGLSFHILIMIVACVTERYRLKIAADHGLIHKTGVKLPLTIFVLLPQFVLMGIADSFLNVAKLEFFYDQAPDCMKSLGTSYSTTSLAVGNFMSSFLLSTVSEITKKRGRGWILNNLNESRLDYYYMFFAVLNLVNFVLFLVVVRFYVYRAEVTDSVDVKEEEMKSMNDK